One segment of Thermodesulfovibrio sp. 3907-1M DNA contains the following:
- the fusA gene encoding elongation factor G, with translation MSRDITKIRNIAIVAHAGAGNTKLAEQILFKTGQIDRVTTGETTGKVIDYEPEELARNMTLSCKVAYCDYRDYRINIIDTPGFVNFLEDTKNALRVVDGAVVIVSAISGVKAETERIWKYCDDYDLPRVVFVNKLDKENASFDRAVAEIEKVFGQEAIPLTLPIGEGPDLKGIVDLISLKAYIQDGKSLKEVEIPSDLMGRVEEYRKKFVEKIAELDDSLLEKYLEGGELTEEELRKGLHDASLARRFIPVLAGSALLGVGVEALLDSIILALPDPKERANIYPVKGINPKDGSEVTRQPSETEPLAAYVFKTTIDPFAGKISYIRVFSGVLKADSTVLNPNTGTKERIGQIYYILGKTQTPCQKAGPGEIVATVKLKDTLTGHTLCDENNPVQLPEVRFSEPIISYAIAPKTRGDEEKVSAGLHKLLEEDPTLKFSRDEESKDMILSGMGQVHIEVALEKLKRKFGVEVNLMAPKVPYRETIKATARAQGKYKKQSGGRGQYGDCWIQIEPLPRGGGYEFVDKIVGGVIPQQYRPAVEKGIIETMKEGILAYYPIIDIRVTLYDGSYHPVDSSEMAFKIAGALALKKAFMDAKPVLLEPIMKAEIVVPDETLGTIIGDLNSRRGKVQGVEPQAGGNQKIIALVPMAEMLTYANQLHSMTSGRGIYSMEFSHYEEVPSHIAQKIIEQRQKERQAKAEE, from the coding sequence ATGAGTAGAGATATCACTAAAATCAGAAACATTGCAATTGTTGCCCATGCAGGTGCAGGTAACACAAAACTTGCAGAGCAGATACTTTTTAAAACAGGCCAGATTGATAGGGTCACAACTGGAGAGACAACAGGTAAGGTGATTGATTATGAACCAGAAGAACTTGCAAGAAACATGACATTAAGCTGTAAAGTTGCTTACTGCGATTACAGGGATTACAGAATCAATATTATAGATACACCGGGATTCGTGAACTTTCTTGAAGATACAAAGAATGCACTGAGAGTGGTGGATGGTGCTGTGGTAATTGTAAGTGCCATCTCTGGAGTTAAAGCTGAAACAGAAAGAATATGGAAATACTGCGATGACTATGACCTTCCAAGAGTTGTTTTTGTAAACAAGCTTGACAAGGAAAATGCTTCCTTTGATAGAGCTGTTGCCGAGATTGAAAAGGTCTTTGGACAAGAAGCAATCCCTCTTACTTTACCAATAGGAGAAGGCCCAGACCTTAAAGGAATTGTAGATTTAATTTCTTTAAAAGCCTACATTCAGGATGGAAAATCATTAAAAGAAGTTGAGATTCCCTCTGATTTGATGGGCAGGGTTGAAGAATACAGGAAAAAATTCGTAGAAAAGATTGCAGAGCTTGATGACAGCCTTCTTGAGAAATATCTTGAAGGTGGAGAGCTTACTGAAGAGGAGTTAAGAAAGGGATTGCATGATGCCTCTTTAGCAAGAAGATTCATACCTGTGCTTGCAGGTTCTGCACTTCTTGGAGTTGGTGTGGAAGCGTTGCTTGACAGCATCATACTTGCTCTGCCTGATCCAAAGGAAAGAGCAAATATCTATCCTGTAAAAGGCATTAATCCAAAAGATGGAAGCGAGGTTACAAGACAACCATCTGAAACTGAACCACTTGCTGCCTATGTTTTCAAAACTACGATTGACCCATTTGCTGGAAAAATTTCCTACATAAGAGTTTTTTCTGGCGTGCTTAAAGCTGACTCAACAGTTCTTAATCCAAATACAGGGACAAAGGAAAGAATTGGTCAGATTTATTATATTCTCGGCAAAACTCAAACACCTTGTCAGAAAGCAGGTCCTGGAGAGATTGTGGCAACAGTTAAACTTAAGGATACACTTACAGGGCATACTCTATGCGATGAGAATAATCCAGTTCAGCTTCCAGAGGTTAGATTTTCTGAGCCCATTATATCCTATGCTATTGCGCCAAAAACAAGAGGTGATGAGGAAAAGGTAAGTGCAGGACTTCACAAGCTTCTTGAAGAAGACCCGACTCTTAAGTTTTCAAGAGATGAGGAATCAAAGGATATGATACTGAGCGGCATGGGACAGGTTCACATTGAAGTTGCTCTTGAAAAACTGAAGAGAAAATTCGGAGTAGAAGTTAACCTTATGGCACCAAAAGTTCCTTATAGAGAGACAATAAAAGCCACTGCAAGAGCACAGGGTAAGTATAAAAAGCAGTCAGGTGGAAGAGGTCAGTATGGTGACTGCTGGATTCAGATTGAACCACTTCCAAGAGGTGGAGGCTATGAGTTTGTTGACAAAATTGTTGGCGGAGTAATCCCTCAGCAGTATCGTCCTGCAGTTGAAAAGGGAATAATTGAAACAATGAAAGAGGGAATCCTTGCATACTATCCCATTATTGACATAAGGGTAACCCTTTATGATGGTTCCTATCATCCAGTGGATTCCTCAGAAATGGCTTTTAAAATAGCTGGTGCACTTGCACTTAAAAAAGCATTCATGGATGCAAAACCGGTTCTTCTTGAGCCAATTATGAAGGCTGAAATAGTTGTTCCCGATGAAACTCTTGGAACAATAATTGGAGACCTTAACTCCCGCAGGGGAAAAGTTCAGGGAGTAGAGCCTCAGGCAGGTGGAAATCAGAAAATAATTGCCCTTGTTCCAATGGCAGAGATGCTTACATATGCAAACCAGCTACATAGCATGACATCAGGAAGGGGAATTTATTCAATGGAGTTTTCACACTATGAAGAAGTTCCATCACATATAGCTCAGAAAATAATTGAACAAAGACAGAAAGAGCGTCAGGCGAAGGCAGAGGAGTGA
- a CDS encoding folylpolyglutamate synthase/dihydrofolate synthase family protein, translating to MTETKKYKELINELYRKRTNGIKLGLERVFSVLEKLGNPHQSFKSIHIAGTNGKGSVSKIIYTLLRTHGLNTGLFTSPHLTRFTERIVVNDREISEEEVVELIEKIKPFAEELTFFEYVTIMAFLYFKEKSIEYAVVETGMGGRLDATNVVIPQVSVITSIGPDHQDFLGHDISSIAREKAGIIKKGVPVVTSKQNPYVEEEIYKKASELDCSVFTYGKEFSAELKSMNLEGISFVFNSSALSLSLFLPLTGVHQLENASVALKAFMNAYPQWNENFIKEGLKNVRLQGRLEVMSKHPLIIFDIAHNPPAAEALVKSLKALTDERPVIVFGMMRDKDVCGFIDCFKTYAHKLIFTVPHYERAITYEELNKNCASMIDCFIHDPVEAFNQGLSICKNSHKFLLCTGSTYLIGELKEYLGEKTLHRKLGELI from the coding sequence ATGACAGAGACAAAGAAATATAAAGAATTGATAAATGAGCTTTATAGAAAAAGAACAAATGGCATAAAATTGGGACTTGAAAGAGTCTTCTCAGTGCTGGAAAAACTTGGCAATCCTCATCAAAGTTTTAAATCAATTCATATTGCAGGTACAAATGGAAAGGGCTCGGTTTCTAAAATAATTTACACTCTTTTAAGGACGCACGGATTAAATACAGGACTTTTCACTTCTCCACATCTTACAAGATTTACAGAGAGAATAGTTGTTAATGATAGGGAAATTTCTGAAGAGGAAGTTGTAGAATTAATTGAAAAAATTAAACCCTTTGCAGAGGAGCTTACCTTTTTTGAGTATGTTACAATAATGGCTTTTCTTTACTTTAAAGAAAAAAGCATTGAATACGCAGTTGTTGAAACAGGTATGGGAGGAAGACTTGATGCTACAAATGTGGTAATACCTCAGGTTTCTGTAATTACCAGTATTGGACCTGATCATCAGGATTTTCTCGGACATGATATAAGCTCCATTGCCAGAGAGAAAGCAGGGATTATAAAAAAAGGAGTTCCTGTTGTTACATCAAAGCAAAATCCCTATGTAGAAGAAGAGATTTATAAAAAAGCCAGTGAGCTTGACTGTTCGGTCTTTACATATGGGAAAGAGTTTTCCGCCGAGCTTAAATCAATGAATTTAGAGGGAATTAGTTTTGTTTTTAACTCTTCAGCATTAAGCCTATCCTTATTCTTGCCTCTTACAGGAGTTCATCAACTTGAAAATGCTTCTGTAGCATTAAAAGCTTTTATGAACGCATATCCTCAATGGAATGAAAATTTTATTAAGGAAGGACTTAAAAATGTCAGATTACAGGGAAGACTTGAAGTCATGTCAAAGCATCCTCTTATAATCTTTGACATAGCTCATAATCCACCTGCTGCGGAGGCTTTAGTAAAATCCCTGAAAGCTCTTACAGATGAAAGACCTGTGATAGTTTTTGGGATGATGCGAGATAAAGATGTATGTGGATTTATTGATTGCTTTAAAACTTATGCTCATAAATTAATCTTTACAGTGCCTCACTATGAAAGAGCTATCACATATGAAGAACTAAATAAAAATTGTGCTTCAATGATTGACTGCTTTATACATGATCCTGTGGAAGCGTTTAACCAAGGGCTTTCCATATGTAAAAATAGCCATAAGTTTCTTCTCTGTACAGGCTCAACTTATCTGATTGGTGAACTGAAAGAGTATCTTGGTGAGAAAACATTGCATAGAAAACTTGGAGAGCTTATATGA
- a CDS encoding LptA/OstA family protein: MKCDSRGFKGWSIISSSLIVLIILLKATVSFAMEIISDTLERFEEEKKFIAIGDVYMSDGTFDLKAQKVIYYENTGEIEAFGDLYYDDDEITTWAEEGKFNRDKKTGILKNALLHIKKQDMWIKAAEIERLSEIKYKAKKATFSTCEPEPDSAQPWCFTGEFVDLVVDDKLTSKITTFKVKDVPILFSPVFWGPGGSTKKSGFLPFKFGNSNTRGFRFSPAYYLVVDSNKDATFYLDYFSKVGLGKGIEYRYLDFDTKGMWYGYQIKDRKLNKDYIELRGIHLQKFKGVDLLADINYVNKNDFYREYGDVRSASNTYLFKEYSKDLSARYDRFLQSSVELSVPGVQSRFYLLGQGWKDLKEGSTSPPVKTELGYVVYPYRLGQFNVNFNTNVAEFYKEDGVKGQRFEIAPQISHTSGDAIKLTQMLGLNEIFYNLEKTFPYEDTSHREMIQYNAKTFIRLYKRGENFTHLIEPFVEGVFIGVNGKPPILKSSEVIDDTALLRAGVYNKINFKTLTAEARITQVYDLRAKNEWDKLYPVLLEGRISFWKISLGFDTYQNIVKKRMERFNSDISFSPDETTSLSFSERYTRNEALSPAYLWSPTLRDQYNVQEKEGGIKTYALTLVKKLSEKWSFTANVNYDAKGAGLRDSSLNVRYAEKCWAANISVTRRPVEIQGRKTSEFSFLVIFELKGIGPIRVYERSGSS, encoded by the coding sequence ATGAAATGCGACTCAAGAGGATTCAAAGGATGGTCAATAATAAGCAGTTCATTGATCGTCTTGATTATTCTTTTAAAAGCTACTGTTTCATTTGCTATGGAGATAATTTCTGACACACTGGAACGATTTGAAGAAGAAAAAAAATTTATTGCAATCGGTGATGTTTATATGAGTGACGGAACATTTGATCTTAAAGCTCAGAAGGTAATTTATTATGAAAATACTGGTGAAATAGAAGCCTTTGGAGATCTATATTACGATGACGATGAAATAACAACATGGGCAGAAGAAGGAAAATTTAATAGAGATAAAAAAACAGGAATTTTAAAAAACGCTCTTCTTCATATAAAAAAGCAGGATATGTGGATAAAGGCAGCAGAGATTGAAAGATTAAGTGAAATTAAATACAAAGCTAAAAAAGCCACATTCTCCACATGTGAACCAGAACCAGACAGTGCTCAACCATGGTGTTTTACAGGAGAGTTTGTTGACCTTGTAGTTGATGATAAATTAACATCAAAAATTACCACCTTTAAAGTAAAAGATGTGCCTATTCTTTTTTCTCCTGTGTTCTGGGGACCGGGAGGAAGCACAAAAAAATCAGGATTTCTACCGTTTAAATTTGGCAATTCAAATACTCGTGGATTTCGTTTTAGCCCAGCCTATTATCTTGTAGTTGATAGCAATAAAGATGCAACATTTTATCTTGATTATTTTTCAAAAGTTGGACTCGGCAAAGGAATTGAATACAGATACCTTGACTTTGATACAAAGGGAATGTGGTATGGATATCAGATTAAAGACAGAAAACTTAACAAAGATTATATTGAGTTAAGGGGTATTCATCTTCAAAAATTTAAAGGAGTTGATCTACTCGCAGATATAAACTATGTGAATAAAAATGATTTTTACAGAGAATATGGAGATGTGCGCTCAGCTTCAAATACGTATCTTTTTAAGGAATACAGTAAAGACCTCTCAGCAAGATATGACAGATTTTTACAGTCCTCTGTAGAGCTTTCTGTTCCTGGAGTTCAATCAAGATTTTATTTGCTTGGACAGGGATGGAAGGATTTAAAAGAGGGGAGCACGAGTCCTCCAGTGAAAACAGAGCTTGGATATGTAGTTTATCCATACAGACTCGGACAGTTTAATGTAAATTTTAATACCAATGTGGCTGAGTTTTATAAAGAAGATGGAGTTAAAGGGCAGAGATTTGAGATAGCTCCTCAGATAAGTCATACATCAGGAGATGCTATTAAATTAACCCAAATGCTCGGATTAAATGAAATTTTTTACAATCTTGAAAAAACTTTTCCCTATGAGGATACTTCTCACAGAGAAATGATTCAGTATAATGCAAAAACTTTTATCAGGCTTTATAAAAGAGGAGAAAATTTTACCCATTTAATTGAGCCTTTTGTAGAAGGAGTTTTTATTGGAGTCAATGGTAAGCCGCCAATTTTAAAGAGTTCTGAGGTAATTGACGATACCGCACTTCTAAGGGCTGGAGTTTATAATAAAATTAATTTTAAAACTTTGACTGCAGAAGCGAGAATTACGCAGGTATATGACTTAAGGGCAAAAAATGAGTGGGACAAACTTTATCCTGTTCTTCTTGAAGGAAGAATCTCATTCTGGAAAATAAGCTTAGGATTTGATACATATCAGAATATTGTGAAAAAAAGAATGGAAAGATTTAACAGTGATATAAGCTTTTCTCCTGATGAAACAACATCTCTGTCGTTCAGTGAGCGATATACAAGAAACGAAGCTCTTTCCCCTGCCTATCTATGGTCTCCTACATTGAGAGACCAGTACAATGTTCAGGAAAAAGAAGGTGGCATAAAAACCTATGCTCTGACATTGGTTAAAAAACTATCAGAAAAGTGGTCATTTACAGCAAATGTAAACTATGATGCCAAAGGAGCTGGATTAAGGGATAGTTCATTAAATGTAAGATATGCTGAGAAATGCTGGGCAGCAAATATTTCAGTAACGAGAAGACCTGTGGAAATTCAGGGAAGAAAAACTTCTGAATTCAGTTTCCTTGTAATTTTTGAATTAAAGGGGATAGGACCAATAAGGGTTTATGAACGCAGTGGTAGTTCTTAA
- the purB gene encoding adenylosuccinate lyase, whose product MIERYTRKEMGNIWSMENKFRKWLEVEIAVCEAWAELGKIPQDALKEIKEKADFDIKRIDEIEATVKHDVIAFLTSVAEKVGPVSRYIHMGLTSSDVVDTALALQMRQAAELIMNDLEKIKELFREKAFQYKDTICMGRSHGVHAEPTSFGLRFALWYEEAKRNIERLNSAIDRISVGKISGAVGTFSNIPPEIEEIALNKLGLKPEPVATQVVQRDRHAEFLSVLALIAAMIEKIAVEIRHLQRTEVLEAEEPFTEGQKGSSAMPHKRNPVGCENLSGLARLVRSNAFASFENIALWHDRDISHSSVERVIIPDNCILVDYMLNRLYGIIKDLRVYPERMLKNIELSFGLYNSQRVLLALVDKGLTREAAYRVVQSNAMKSWKDGRPFMELLLNDSDVRKYLTEDEIKSIFELNYYTRNIEHIYRRAFGNEQC is encoded by the coding sequence ATGATAGAAAGGTACACAAGAAAAGAGATGGGTAATATATGGAGTATGGAAAACAAATTCAGAAAATGGCTTGAGGTGGAGATTGCTGTTTGCGAGGCATGGGCAGAGCTCGGCAAAATTCCTCAGGATGCTTTAAAGGAGATAAAAGAAAAAGCTGACTTTGACATTAAAAGAATTGATGAGATTGAAGCAACTGTCAAGCACGATGTAATAGCCTTTTTAACTTCTGTGGCTGAAAAAGTTGGACCTGTATCTCGTTACATTCATATGGGACTTACCTCTTCTGATGTTGTTGATACTGCATTGGCTTTACAGATGAGGCAGGCAGCAGAACTCATAATGAACGATCTTGAGAAAATCAAAGAGCTTTTCCGTGAAAAGGCATTTCAATACAAAGACACAATATGCATGGGTCGTAGCCACGGAGTTCATGCTGAGCCAACTTCTTTTGGATTGAGATTTGCTCTGTGGTATGAAGAAGCAAAAAGAAACATTGAGAGGCTTAACTCAGCAATTGATAGAATCTCTGTAGGTAAAATCTCTGGCGCTGTTGGCACATTTTCAAATATTCCGCCAGAGATTGAAGAGATTGCACTCAACAAACTCGGGCTTAAACCAGAGCCTGTGGCAACTCAGGTGGTTCAGAGGGACAGACATGCTGAATTCTTAAGTGTTCTTGCATTGATTGCTGCAATGATTGAAAAGATTGCTGTTGAGATAAGGCATCTTCAGAGAACAGAGGTGCTTGAGGCAGAAGAACCCTTCACAGAAGGGCAGAAAGGCTCCTCAGCAATGCCCCACAAAAGAAATCCAGTGGGATGTGAAAATCTGTCAGGGCTTGCAAGACTTGTCCGCAGTAATGCCTTTGCAAGCTTTGAAAACATAGCACTCTGGCATGACAGAGACATTTCCCACTCATCTGTGGAAAGAGTGATAATTCCAGACAACTGCATTCTTGTTGATTACATGCTTAACAGGCTTTATGGAATAATCAAGGATTTAAGGGTCTATCCTGAAAGAATGCTTAAAAACATTGAACTTAGTTTCGGTCTTTATAATTCTCAGCGTGTGCTACTTGCTCTGGTTGACAAAGGACTTACCCGGGAGGCAGCATACAGAGTTGTTCAGTCAAATGCCATGAAAAGCTGGAAAGATGGTAGGCCTTTCATGGAGCTTTTACTTAATGATAGTGATGTAAGAAAATATCTTACTGAAGATGAAATAAAGAGCATTTTTGAGCTAAACTATTACACAAGAAATATTGAGCATATTTACAGGAGAGCTTTTGGAAATGAGCAATGCTAA
- the truB gene encoding tRNA pseudouridine(55) synthase TruB: MNAVVVLNKSKGFTSQDAVTKVKRILKAKKAGHAGALDPMATGVLLVCLNEATKISALLMELEKEYVFKARFGISTDTYDAEGRVIREVDNFELKTTELEKILKKYTGEIIQTPPMYSAVKVEGKPLHKLARKGIEVERKPKKVFIHSFNIEEFSPPFVRFRVVCSKGTYVRALCHDVGEELGMGAHIVELERTRVGQFKIEDSIDIDGLRALCEKGLDDSVSSILNIDRALYFISSVTVDDTLVRRFINGNSVKILSGIVPAGWVKVKDKTGKIVGIGFGNGVIIKPERIIWEEVS; encoded by the coding sequence ATGAACGCAGTGGTAGTTCTTAATAAATCAAAGGGATTTACAAGTCAGGATGCTGTTACAAAAGTAAAAAGGATTTTAAAAGCTAAAAAAGCAGGTCATGCCGGTGCACTTGATCCAATGGCAACGGGAGTTTTGCTTGTTTGTCTTAATGAGGCAACAAAGATCTCTGCTTTACTAATGGAACTTGAAAAGGAGTATGTTTTTAAAGCAAGATTTGGGATTTCAACAGATACCTATGATGCTGAAGGAAGAGTTATAAGAGAGGTTGATAATTTTGAACTTAAAACAACAGAATTAGAAAAAATACTTAAAAAATACACAGGTGAAATCATACAGACTCCGCCAATGTATTCAGCAGTCAAAGTGGAAGGAAAGCCTCTTCATAAACTTGCAAGAAAAGGTATTGAAGTGGAAAGAAAACCGAAAAAAGTTTTCATACACTCATTTAACATTGAAGAATTCTCTCCTCCATTTGTCAGATTCAGGGTAGTATGTAGCAAAGGCACATATGTAAGGGCTCTGTGTCATGACGTTGGTGAAGAGCTTGGAATGGGTGCTCACATAGTAGAACTTGAGAGAACAAGAGTAGGACAGTTTAAGATTGAAGATTCAATTGATATTGATGGATTGAGAGCCTTATGTGAGAAGGGGTTAGATGATTCAGTCTCATCCATATTAAATATTGACAGGGCTTTATACTTTATTTCCTCTGTGACAGTAGATGATACGCTTGTTAGACGATTTATTAATGGCAACTCTGTAAAAATTCTCTCAGGCATTGTTCCAGCAGGATGGGTAAAGGTTAAGGATAAAACAGGAAAAATAGTTGGAATAGGCTTTGGCAATGGCGTAATCATAAAACCAGAAAGAATTATCTGGGAGGAGGTATCATGA
- the accD gene encoding acetyl-CoA carboxylase, carboxyltransferase subunit beta, producing the protein MAWFKRKEPKIEKKVKIPEGLWVKCENCKEIIYRKELENNLKVCPKCQYHFRISAKERISLITDNGTFIELDPELKSPDPLEFKDTVSYKERLTENEKKTGLKEAAIYGEAKINGRDVVIAVLDFSFMGGSMGTVVGEKITRAAEKALERRVPLIIISSSGGARMQEGMFSLMQMAKTAQAIGKLKEAGILYISVLADPTFGGVTASFAMLGDIIIAEPRSLIGFAGPRVIQETIKQQLPEGFQRAEFLLEHGMVDIVVERKELKNTIYRLIEIIMPASSSYNLNSLSNLPQSSPPEV; encoded by the coding sequence ATGGCATGGTTTAAAAGAAAAGAGCCAAAAATAGAAAAGAAAGTAAAAATTCCTGAAGGATTGTGGGTAAAGTGTGAAAACTGTAAGGAAATAATTTATCGCAAAGAGCTTGAAAACAATCTTAAGGTTTGTCCGAAATGTCAGTATCACTTCAGAATTTCAGCAAAAGAGAGAATCTCTCTCATAACTGACAATGGAACCTTTATAGAATTAGATCCTGAACTTAAAAGCCCTGATCCTCTTGAATTTAAAGATACAGTGTCTTATAAAGAAAGGCTTACTGAAAATGAAAAAAAGACAGGGCTTAAAGAAGCAGCCATATACGGGGAGGCAAAAATCAATGGAAGAGATGTGGTAATCGCTGTTCTTGATTTTTCTTTCATGGGTGGAAGCATGGGAACAGTTGTTGGAGAAAAGATTACAAGAGCTGCTGAAAAAGCATTAGAGAGAAGAGTTCCGTTAATTATCATATCTTCATCGGGTGGAGCAAGAATGCAGGAAGGAATGTTTTCACTTATGCAGATGGCTAAAACAGCACAGGCAATCGGTAAACTTAAAGAAGCAGGCATACTGTATATTTCTGTATTAGCTGATCCCACCTTTGGAGGAGTTACAGCATCTTTTGCCATGCTCGGTGACATAATCATTGCAGAACCCCGCAGTCTTATAGGCTTTGCAGGACCGAGAGTTATTCAGGAAACCATAAAGCAGCAACTTCCCGAAGGATTTCAGAGAGCTGAGTTTCTGCTTGAACACGGAATGGTTGATATTGTTGTGGAAAGAAAGGAACTGAAAAATACTATTTACAGGCTAATTGAAATTATCATGCCAGCATCAAGCTCTTATAATCTTAACAGTTTGTCAAACCTTCCTCAGAGCAGTCCTCCTGAAGTATGA
- the argH gene encoding argininosuccinate lyase — protein MKKPWGGRFKEGTAKTLEEFSQSISFDHKLWREDIETSSAHAKMLHKQGIIDAFELEQILQGLKEIAKEIEQGRFQFKEELEDVHMNIEKALIEKIGSAGAKLHTARSRNDQVATDLRLYLRKKVSKIIEQLTELEKIFISIAEKHIDTIMPGYTHLQKAQPVLLAHHLLAYAWMFERDRERFKEALKRINHCPLGACAIAGSSLPIDREFTARELGFEGVIPNSMDAVSDRDFVLDVLYCGAMVMMHLSRLAEELIVWATDEFRFIELPDRFSTGSSMMPQKKNPDPAELIRGKTGRVYGNLLSLLTTMKGLPLTYNRDMQEDKEPVFDTVETVNVSLKIVNEMLPEIKFNKDKMKEASEKGFTTATDLAEYLVKKGVPFRNAHEITGKIVLYCIEKGKNLTDLSMKEFKKFSRKIERDVYEILTPEGSIKVKISYGSSSKKSVKEQIKLLRKRLRG, from the coding sequence ATGAAAAAGCCGTGGGGTGGGAGGTTTAAGGAAGGGACAGCAAAGACTCTTGAGGAGTTTTCCCAGTCCATCTCCTTTGACCATAAACTCTGGAGAGAGGACATAGAGACAAGCTCTGCCCATGCAAAGATGCTTCATAAACAGGGCATTATTGATGCCTTTGAGCTTGAGCAGATACTTCAGGGACTTAAAGAGATTGCGAAAGAGATTGAGCAGGGCAGATTTCAGTTTAAAGAGGAGCTTGAAGATGTTCATATGAACATTGAAAAAGCACTCATTGAAAAGATCGGCTCTGCAGGTGCAAAGCTTCATACTGCCCGTTCAAGGAATGATCAGGTAGCAACAGACTTGAGACTTTATCTGAGAAAAAAAGTCTCTAAAATTATTGAACAGCTTACAGAACTTGAGAAAATCTTCATCTCCATTGCTGAAAAACATATTGATACAATTATGCCCGGCTATACCCATCTTCAGAAAGCTCAGCCAGTGCTTCTTGCTCATCATCTTCTTGCCTATGCATGGATGTTTGAAAGAGACCGTGAAAGATTTAAAGAAGCATTAAAAAGAATAAATCACTGCCCCCTTGGTGCCTGTGCAATAGCTGGTAGCAGCCTTCCAATTGACAGGGAATTCACTGCAAGAGAGCTTGGATTTGAAGGAGTTATTCCAAACAGCATGGATGCTGTATCAGATAGAGATTTTGTGCTTGATGTTTTATACTGCGGAGCAATGGTGATGATGCATTTAAGCAGACTTGCTGAAGAGTTAATAGTTTGGGCAACTGATGAGTTCAGATTCATAGAGCTTCCCGATAGATTCTCAACAGGCTCAAGTATGATGCCTCAGAAGAAAAATCCAGACCCGGCAGAGTTAATCAGGGGAAAAACAGGCAGAGTTTATGGAAATCTGCTCTCCCTTCTTACAACAATGAAAGGACTTCCGCTTACATACAACAGAGACATGCAGGAGGATAAAGAACCTGTTTTTGATACAGTTGAAACAGTGAACGTGAGCCTTAAGATAGTCAATGAGATGCTTCCAGAGATAAAGTTCAACAAAGACAAGATGAAAGAAGCTTCAGAGAAAGGCTTTACCACTGCTACAGACCTTGCAGAGTATCTTGTAAAAAAAGGTGTTCCCTTTAGAAATGCCCATGAAATAACAGGCAAGATTGTGCTTTACTGCATTGAAAAGGGAAAGAATCTCACAGATTTGAGCATGAAGGAGTTTAAAAAGTTTTCCAGAAAAATTGAAAGAGATGTTTACGAAATACTTACTCCAGAAGGTTCAATTAAGGTAAAAATCTCCTATGGAAGCAGTTCAAAAAAGAGTGTAAAGGAGCAGATAAAGCTACTGAGAAAGAGATTGAGGGGATGA
- a CDS encoding fibronectin type III domain-containing protein, with protein MDPTLEDYLQPEPAQNITLSASYDKIVISWSYSEKKKAKIGSFLLERENSGQVKSLGYFDNQTNSYEDKEFVLGETYKYRLIAISGKGVYSKPVEASITPKKLPEVENIQYKITDEGVMLSWHSSDSVMYNIYTINHKGERSKKGSTDKDFFLDKISFFTLSSFISFEDVTASGYLTYLISPYISEGAAYIEGPGRQIKIPIEDFIPSKPKEVFWTINENGVYISWKEVPEKWIKGYKIYRKTASDSEFILIGETMIPLFFDVQYNINNLKAPVFYRISSAAPLKESEPIEIKVEVQNG; from the coding sequence ATGGATCCTACCCTGGAAGATTATCTTCAACCAGAACCTGCTCAGAACATAACATTATCAGCTTCTTATGACAAAATTGTGATTTCATGGAGCTACTCTGAAAAAAAGAAAGCAAAAATTGGAAGTTTTCTTCTGGAAAGAGAAAATTCAGGCCAGGTAAAATCTTTAGGATATTTTGATAATCAGACTAACTCATATGAAGATAAAGAGTTTGTACTTGGTGAAACCTATAAATATCGTCTGATTGCAATAAGTGGAAAGGGTGTTTACAGTAAACCGGTTGAGGCAAGTATAACCCCAAAAAAACTGCCTGAGGTTGAAAATATCCAGTATAAGATTACAGATGAAGGAGTGATGCTTTCATGGCATAGTTCAGACTCTGTTATGTATAACATTTATACGATCAATCATAAAGGAGAAAGGTCAAAAAAAGGCTCAACGGATAAAGATTTTTTCCTGGATAAAATAAGTTTTTTCACTTTAAGTTCTTTTATTTCTTTTGAGGATGTTACTGCTTCTGGATATTTAACCTATCTTATTTCTCCATATATTTCTGAAGGCGCAGCGTACATTGAAGGACCTGGCAGACAGATAAAGATTCCCATTGAAGATTTTATTCCATCAAAACCCAAAGAAGTATTCTGGACAATCAATGAAAACGGTGTTTATATCTCCTGGAAAGAAGTTCCTGAAAAATGGATTAAGGGATACAAAATTTACAGAAAAACAGCCAGTGATTCAGAGTTTATCCTGATTGGTGAAACTATGATTCCATTGTTTTTTGATGTGCAGTATAATATAAATAATTTGAAAGCACCAGTTTTTTATAGAATTTCTTCAGCAGCTCCTTTAAAGGAAAGCGAACCTATTGAAATAAAAGTGGAGGTTCAGAATGGATAG